Proteins encoded in a region of the Cyclopterus lumpus isolate fCycLum1 chromosome 23, fCycLum1.pri, whole genome shotgun sequence genome:
- the epyc gene encoding epiphycan, with amino-acid sequence MRMLVRLVLGLFVLKAVVAGPRFSRQVDLDTYDTANYDVDLDNSNLENQDIYDYEDGLTIDDPQIEIGTLAPPDYNYPVPGASLEEQEEEEEEEELPLTPQLVPQGSGGSGVLMGPDTQKEVELRLTPFDILHESGDFGGSAGSGASGASGSSGSGESGDLLVSSGSGGSGDVILISGASEELFSSGGSGEFLVSGDLLISGDFLISGDLLISGDLSGSGVISGASGDLGSGISIEFPLGSGGSGDQFGSGFSGDLLISGASGSSGVSGDSDESGDSGITLLSGEEELPLIPEPTPSEASGASGEFLGASGTSGASGDLGESGDLGFSGSSGDSVVSGSGETEVPEVTLVPDTDKEEGLLPATPKTPQEGTGGVEGSVSSGEPDEPEEPVIDRKGMPTCLLCTCLGGSVYCDDLKLDSVPPLPKDTTHFYARYNRITKINKSDFAFMNKLKRIDLTENEITSIDERAFLGLPELEELVIRENHISQLPALPETMSLIDASHNNIGSKGIHNEAFKDMTSLLYLYLTDNHIDYIPVPLPDSLRSLHLQRNNIQMMHGDTFCNLKDFNYIRNALEDIRLDGNPINLSRTPQAYICLPRIPIGDLI; translated from the exons CGACACTGCCAACTATGATGTGGATCTAGACAATTCAAATTTGGAGAACCAGGATATCTACGACTATGAAGATGGGCTGACAATCGATGATCCTCAG ATAGAGATTGGAACACTGGCCCCACCTGACTATAACTACCCTGTGCCCGGGGCCTCGTTggaagagcaagaagaagaggaggaggaggaagagttgcCCCTAACACCCCAGCtcgtccctcagggttcaggggGATCTGGGGTTCTCATGGGCCCAGACACACAGAAAG AGGTGGAGCTGCGTCTGACGCCCTTTGACATCCTTCATGAGTCCGGGGATTTTGGGGGCTCCGCAGGGTCCGGGGCCTCGGGAGCTTCTGGGTCTTCTGGGTCGGGAGAATCCGGAGACCTGCTGGTCTCCAGCGGCTCCGGGGGTTCTGGTGATGTTATCCTGATCTCCGGAGCCTCCGAGGAGCTCTTCAGCTCGGGGGGATCCGGGGAATTCTTGGTATCTGGGGATCTCTTGATATCTGGGGATTTCTTGATATCTGGGGATCTCTTGATATCTGGGGATCTCTCTGGATCCGGGGTTATTTCTGGAGCCTCCGGTGACCTTGGCTCTGGGATATCCATTGAATTCCCCCTGGGCTCCGGAGGGTCTGGGGACCAGTTTGGTTCTGGGTTCTCTGGGGATCTCTTGATCTCAGGGGCCTCCGGAAGCTCTGGGGTTTCCGGGGACTCTGATGAGTCTGGTGACTCAGGGATAACATTGTTATCTGGAG AGGAGGAACTGCCCCTCATTCCTGAGCCTACCCCTAGCGAGGCGTCAGGTGCTTCAGGGGAGTTCTTAGGAGCTTCAGGAACCTCAGGGGCCTCTGGGGATCTTGGAGAGTCTGGAGACTTAGGGTTCTCTGGATCCTCTGGGGATTCTGTTGTCTCTGGCTCTGGAGAGACAGAGGTCCCTGAGGTAACTCTGGTCCCTGACACTGATAAAG AGGAGGGGCTGCTTCCAGCTACACCAAAAACCCCTCAGGAGGGTACTGGCGGTGTAGAAGGGTCAGTGAGCTCTGGTGAACCTGACGAGCCCGAAGagcctgtgattgacaggaaaG GTATGCCCACTTGCCTGCTGTGCACGTGCCTCGGTGGGTCGGTCTACTGTGATGACTTGAAGCTGGACAGCGTTCCACCTCTTCCCAAAGACACCACTCACTTCTACGCCCGCTACAACAGAATCACCAAGATCAACAAGTCCGACTTCGCCTTCATGA ACAAGCTGAAGAGGATCGACCTGACCGAAAACGAGATAACGTCCATCGATGAGCGAGCATTTTTGGGTCTGcctgagctggaggagctggtgaTTCGAGAAAACCACATCTCCCAGCTGCCTGCTCTCCCAGAGACCATGAGCCTGATCGATGCCAGCCATAACAACATTGGCAGCAAGGGCATTCACAACGAGGCGTTCAAA GATATGACGAGCCTGCTGTACTTGTACCTCACAGACAACCACATTGATTACATCCCCGTGCCTCTACCAGACAGCCTGCGCTCACTACACCTACAG CGTAACAATATTCAAATGATGCACGGGGACACCTTCTGCAACCTGAAAGACTTCAACTACATCAGGAACGCACTGGAGGACATCCGTCTGGACGGCAACCCCATCAACCTCAGCAGGACCCCGCAGGCTTACATCTGCCTGCCCCGTATCCCCATCGGGGATCTCATTtaa
- the LOC117726480 gene encoding uncharacterized protein LOC117726480: MEIIDHAYTSTTYDTFSPVEFTYKMSANEVEDFVKLRVSNTYLFSGRRNTSMWAWRAILKHMGLQHKMTHSQASKKWENMKKRYKGLKNPSDGMKVFPDAWPYFNLMDDAMEGRLEGNAPILKAFPTNGDFPPISKHKRRKVSMATDSPPAFLAGGPEIEVSLNGDEDEEVAEETSREIDRAMQEMEHGRDMLDGERQVMEREKRVMEREKQVVERERQVLQRERAALDRDVAALDRDRASLERERATMEREKAVMERERALVEKDRDVVSRDRLALEREKAQLDRLSTTSERTEEVTEDGSSAKDSVVTDRKEQFLNLFEKLIENF; the protein is encoded by the exons ATGGAAATCATCGATCACGCCTACACGAGCACCACTTATGACACGTTCAGCCCCGTGGAGTTCACATATAAAA tGAGTGCAAATGAAGTCGAAGACTTTGTGAAGCTGAGGGTTTCAAATACTTACCTCTTCTCAGGAAGGAGAAACACTTCCATGTGGGCATGGAG AGCCATCCTGAAACATATGGGCTTGCAGCACAAGATGACCCACAGTCAAGCATCCAAAAAATgggaaaacatgaagaagagatACAAG gGGCTAAAGAACCCGTCAGACGGAATGAAAGTGTTCCCTGACGCGTGGCCTTATTTCAATCTGATGGACGATGCCATGGAGGGTCGGCTGGAAGGCAACGCCCCCATCCTCAAGGCCTTCCCCACCAACGGCGATTTCCCACCCATCTCCAAACACAAGAGGAGGAAGGTATCCATGGCGACTGACTCCCCTCCGGCTTTCTTAGCAGGCGGACCAGAGATCGAGGTTTCCCTGAACGGAGATGAGGACGAGGAAGTGGCGGAGGAGACAAGCCGGGAGATAGATCGCGCCATGCAAGAGATGGAGCATGGGAGGGACATGTTGGACGGCGAAAGACaggtgatggagagggagaagcgggtgatggagagggagaaacaggtGGTTGAGAGGGAGCGGCAGGtgctgcagagggagagagcggcGCTGGACAGGGATGTCGCCGCTCTGGACCGAGACAGAGCCTcgctggagagggagagggcgacgatggagagggagaaggcggtgatggagagggagagggcgcTGGTGGAGAAGGACAGAGACGTCGTGAGCAGGGACCGGCTGGCTCTGGAGCGAGAGAAAGCCCAGCTGGACAGACTTTCCACGACCAGTGAAAGGACTGAGGAGGTCACGGAGGACGGCAGCAGCGCAAAAGACTCGGTCgtcacagacaggaaggagcagTTCCTCAACTTGTTCGAAAAACTCATTGAAAACTTTTGA
- the si:ch211-244b2.4 gene encoding uncharacterized protein si:ch211-244b2.4, producing the protein MATAHPESDEETSSGSESDESQSDGNSDVETDQHHGKEACKYYNGKGCKDGDKCTYLHMCKYALRGSCRDGSQCKMKHPGAEGESSGGSNKALGWSAHSGSKLTDGRLYQWQLGNGNGWLDVGNDHILEAQYSLPHTKGIKIYNTKFGAVSIDFNRMRVLRKSLKVRRLDDEKTVWIWYCTLRRKWTKYGNKDSKGNTGPIKSYDIEKQFQKDPSSSYMFTAGADKFEIKFRDMQQVTAKKKRKVTRRPLYRSKVPSTALNLQNLSLTGQSKWQFEGDSGAWHDFEATARCSVGSAEIERKFAQNPTTGMTFKVKATSYKLDFQAMTQLNLKTNKRRNIRRV; encoded by the exons ATGGCTACTGCGCACC ccgAGTCCGATGAGGAAACCTCTTCTGGAAGTGAATCTGATGAGTCCCAAAGTGACGGAAACTCTGACGTAGAAACTGATCAG CATCATGGGAAAGAGGCCTGCAAGTATTACAACGGCAAGGGCTGCAAGGACGGTGATAAGTGCACTTACCTGCACATGTGCAAGTACGCCCTGAGAGGAAGCTGCCGCGACGGGTCCCAATGTAAGATGAAGCACCCGGGAGCTGAAGGAGAGTCCTCTGGTGGGAGCAACAAGGCTTTGGGCTGGTCCGCGCACAGTG GCTCGAAGCTCACCGACGGCCGACTCTACCAGTGGCAGCTCGGTAATGGAAATGGCTGGTTGGATGTTGGTAACGATCACATTCTCGAGGCCCAGTACTCGCTGCCCCACACCAAGGGCATCAAAATCTACAACACTAAATTCGG ggcGGTGAGTATAGATTTTAACAGGATGAGAGTGCTCCGAAAGAGCCTGAAAGTGAGACGTTTGGATGATGAGAAGACGGTGTGGATCTGGTACTGCACTCTGCGTCGTAAGTGGACCAAGTATGGAAACAAG GATTCGAAGGGCAACACCGGTCCCATAAAGAGCTACGACATAGAGAAGCAGTTCCAGAAGGACCCGTCCAGCTCTTACATGTTCACCGCCGGTGCCGATAAATTTGAGATTAAATTCAGAG ACATGCAACAGGTGACggcaaagaagaagaggaaagtcACTCGCCGACCGCTGTACCGATCAAA AGTTCCTTCAACAGCCTTGAATCTCCAGAATCTTTCTCTGACCGGCCAATCCAAGTGGCAGTTTGAGGGGGACAGTGGAGCGTGGCACGACTTCGAGGCCACG GCCAGATGCTCCGTGGGCAGCGCCGAAATCGAGAGGAAGTTCGCGCAGAACCCCACCACCGGCATGACCTTCAAAGTGAAGGCAACCTCCTACAAGCTGGACTTTCAAG CGATGACCCAGCTCAACCTCAAGACCAATAAGCGTCGCAATATCAGGCGCGTGTGA
- the si:ch211-244b2.3 gene encoding uncharacterized protein si:ch211-244b2.3 has product MEPGEEMDQSQQTPVNGKHYEWQLSHGPQWLPIDNDHVIETHYCQPGAKGITIHMCHKQVHIDFDKLETQTAGLGVQRLSLLPLGQTEDVGWYFRDDQLWREYGSTSSGTSSSSVGSGDVERQFALNPRGTFSFTVGSTGYTLDFSTMTQTNCVTGLRRNVRRRPKFTSNTGSVHASSVSSSQLTDGGYKWEFMGDEGKWTEYEAHICSFDSAAIERHFQQNPQGQLHFRIKRHSYMLDFSKMCQVNDKLGTERAARRTADDGSQRNSSSGTGPRWQFQDNGGIWKDYSEGSSISSQDIELQYRQNPSGTVMFTTKSFSYELNLSAMSQKNLSTSTSRPVRRLHQ; this is encoded by the exons ATG GAACCCGGAGAGGAGATGGACCAAAGCCAGCAGACTCCAG TCAACGGGAAACATTATGAGTGGCAGCTGTCACATGGACCTCAGTGGCTGCCGATTGACAACGACCATGTGATCGAGACCCACTACTGCCAACCTGGAGCCAAAGGAATCACCATCCACATGTGCCACAA GCAGGTGCACATAGACTTTGATAAGTTAGAGACTCAGACTGCAGGTCTGGGGGTCCAGAGACTCAGCCTCCTCCCTCTGGGCCAGACGGAGGACGTAGGCTGGTACTTCAGAGACGACCAGCTGTGGCGTGAATACGGATCCACG AGCTCCGGCACGTCGTCCTCCTCGGTCGGCAGCGGAGACGTCGAGCGTCAGTTCGCCCTGAACCCTCGGGGAACCTTCAGCTTCACGGTGGGCTCCACGGGCTACACGCTGGACTTCTCCA CcatgacacaaacaaactgcgTCACAGGCCTGCGCAGGAATGTGCGAAGGCGTCCAAAATTCACTTCCAACACGGGGAG cgttCACGCCAGCTCAGTTTCCTCCTCCCAGCTCACTGACGGAGGCTACAAGTGGGAGTTCATGGGAGACGAGGGGAAGTGGACTGAATACGAAGCACAT ATATGTTCTTTTGACAGCGCTGCCATCGAGAGACACTTCCAGCAGAATCCACAAGGCCAGCTGCACTTCCGGATCAAGAGACACTCGTACATGCTGGACTTTTCAA AAATGTGTCAAGTCAACGACAAACTCGGGACGGAAAGAGCAGCGAGGAGGACTGCCGACGACGGGAGTCAACGGAACAGCAG TTCGGGCACAGGACCACGATGGCAATTTCAAGATAACGGTGGAATTTGGAAAGATTATTCCGAAGGAAGCAGCATCTCCAGTCAGGACATCGAGCTCCAGTACCGGCAGAACCCATCAGGCACCGTGATGTTTACCACCAAAAGCTTCAGCTATGAGCTAAACCTCTCAG CCATGAGTCAGAAGAACCTGTCCACGAGCACCAGCAGACCTGTGCGACGACTTCACCAGTGA